Below is a window of Paraburkholderia kururiensis DNA.
CAGGCCACGCGGGCCGAGAATCTGACCCAGCGTACCGACCACACGCATCGTGTCCGGCGAAGCGATCACGACGTCGAAATTCAGATTGCCGGCCTTGATCTGCTCGGCGAGATCTTCCATACCGACGATTTCCGCACCGGCGGCGCGAGCTTGTTCAGCCTTGTCGCCTTGCGCGAACACTGCCACGCGAACCGACTTACCGGTACCAGCCGGCAGCACGACGGAGCCACGAACGACCTGGTCCGACTTCTTGGCATCGATGCCGAGTTGCACGGCCACGTCGATCGACTCGTCGAACTTCGCCGTAGCGCATTCCTTCACGAGTGCGAGCGCGTCGCCGATCGGGTACAGCTTCTGACGGTCGACCTTGTTCGCGTATGCCTTCAGACGCTTAGAAAGCTTGGCCATTTACACGCCCTCCACGGTGATGCCCATCGAGCGGGCGCTGCCAGCGATCGTGCGAACCGCTGCGTCCATATCAGCTGCCGTAAGGTCCGGCATCTTGGTCTTGGCGATCTCTTCGGCCTGAGCGCGCGTGATCGAACCGACCTTGTCGGTGTGCGGCTTGCTCGAGCCCTTGTCGATCTTCGCGGCCTTCTTGATCAGAACCGTTGCCGGCGGCGTCTTCAGGACAAACGTGAAGCTCTTGTCGGCGAATGCGGTGATGACCACCGGGACGGGCAGGCCCGGCTCCATGGACTGCGTCTGCGCGTTGAACGCCTTGCAGAACTCCATGATGTTCAGGCCGCGCTGACCCAGCGCCGGACCGACGGGGGGCGACGGATTGGCTTTACCCGCAGGAATCTGCAGCTTGATAAAGCCGATAATTTTCTTTGCCATTTGAAAACCTCAGTGGAACGCGTGAGCGTTCGGTGAGTAGTAACGCGCGCTCGTCGGTGAACTGACTACTGACGCTCCTCAACGGCCATTGCGCGGACCGTAAGCGCGAAAGGCGGACCGCGCCTCACCGGCGCGATCCGCGAAATCTGGATTAAAGCTTCTCGACCTGGCCGAACTCGAGTTCAACCGGCGTTGCGCGGCCAAAAATAGTGACAGAAACCCGGACGCGCGACTTTTCGTAATTGACTTCTTCGACGCTACCGTTGAAGTCCGTAAACGGACCATCTTTCACCCGCACCATCTCGCCAACTTCGAACAGGGTCTTCGGACGCGGCTTTTCCACGCCTTCCTGCATCTGCGACATGATCTTTTCGACTTCGCGCGGCGAAATCGGGCTGGGCCGGTTACGCGCACCACCCACGAACCCGGTCACCTTGGCAGTATTCTTCACGAGATGCCACGTCTCGTCGGTCATTTCCATCTCGACGAGCACGTAGCCCGGGAAGAAACGACGCTCGGTCACAGACTTGTGACCGCCTTTCACTTCAACCACTTCTTCGGTCGGAACGAGAATCTGACCAAACTTGTCTTGCATGCCGGCGCGCTCAATGCGCTCCTGAAGCGCACGTTGCACGCTCTTCTCCATGCCGGAGTAGGCGTGCACGACGTACCAACGCTTTCCGCTCGGGGATGCCGGAGTATCGCTCATATCATTTCCAACCCAGAATCACCGAGAAAATCACCCATTCGATGGACTTATCGCTGATCCAGAGGAGCACGGCCATGACCAGCACGAAGCCGAAAACCACCAGCGTGGTTTGCGTGGCTTCCTTACGGGTAGGCCAGACAACCTTGCGAACTTCCCGGTACGAATCCTTGCCGAATGCGATAAAGCCCTTACCGGGCGCCGAGAGCAAACCGACCACCACACCTGCGACCACGCCAACCGCCAGCGCGGCGCCGCGAACATACCATTCTTGGCTACCGAGCCAGAAAAAGCCCACGAACCCGGCCACCACCAACAATACGCCCGCGACGAGCAACAGCTTGTCACCGGATGTATTTACAGTTTCGACGGAAGGATTCGCCATAACACCTTAACGAACATCGCGACAAGCGCGAGAATTTGGCAGGGGCAGAGGGAATCGAACCCCCAACCTTCGGTTTTGGAGACCGACGCTCTGCCAGTTGAGCTATACCCCTAAACCATTTGGGGTTGACGATATCGCCAACCCCGAAACAACCGATCAACGAGAACTAGCTGGCTTACTCGATGATCTTGGCGACGACACCGGCGCCGACGGTACGGCCACCTTCACGGATGGCGAAGCGCAGGCCTTCTTCCATCGCGATCGGTGCAATCAGCTTCACCGTGATCGACACGTTGTCGCCCGGCATCACCATTTCCTTGTCCTTCGGCAGCTCGATCGAGCCCGTCACGTCCGTCGTACGGAAGTAGAACTGCGGACGGTAGTTGTTGAAGAACGGCGTGTGGCGGCCGCCTTCGTCCTTGCTCAGCACATACACCTCAGCCGTGAAGTGCGTGTGCGGCGTGATCGAACCCGGCTTGGCCAGCACCTGGCCACGCTCCACTTCCTCGCGCTTCGTGCCGCGCAGCAGGATACCGACGTTGTCGCCCGCCTGGCCCTGGTCCAGCAGCTTGCGGAACATTTCCACGCCCGTGCACGTCGTCTTCACCGTCGGCTTGATACCGACGATCTCGATTTCCTCGCCGACCTTGATCACGCCACGTTCGACGCGGCCCGTCACCACCGTACCGCGGCCCGAGATCGAGAACACGTCTTCCACCGGCATCAGGAACGCGCCGTCCACCGCGCGCTCCGGCGTCGGGATGTACGTGTCCAGCGCGTCGGCCAGGTTCATGATCGCCACTTCACCCAGCTCGCCCTTGTCGCCTTCCAGCGCCAGCTTGGCCGAACCCTTGATGATCGGCGTGTCGTCGCCCGGGAAGTCGTACTTCGACAGCAGCTCGCGCACTTCCATTTCCACCAGCTCGAGCAGCTCGGCGTCGTCCACCATGTCGCACTTGTTCAGGAACACGATGATGTACGGCACGCCCACCTGGCGCGCCAGCAGGATGTGCTCGCGCGTCTGCGGCATCGGGCCGTCCGCGGCCGAGCACACCAGGATCGCGCCGTCCATCTGCGCCGCACCCGTGATCATGTTCTTCACGTAGTCCGCGTGACCCGGGCAGTCAACGTGTGCGTAGTGGCGGTTGGCCGTTTCGTACTCGATGTGCGCCGTGTTGATCGTGATGCCGCGGGCCTTTTCTTCCGGCGCCGCGTCGATCTCGTCGTACTTCTTCGCCTCACCGCCGAACTTCGCCGACAGAACCGTCGCAATCGCCGCCGTCAGCGTGGTCTTGCCGTGGTCAACGTGACCGATCGTGCCCACGTTCACGTGCGGCTTGGTCCGCTCAAATTTACCCTTAGCCATTTTCGACTCCTAAGAGGATTTTTCCGTACGTTGCGCTGGGCGCAAACTGTCACTGACACTCGCTGGTGCCCATGGGCAGGATCGAACTGCCGACCTCTCCCTTACCAAGGGAGTGCTCTACCACTGAGCCACATGGGCGTTACTTTTGTACGCTGGAGCGGGTGAAGGGAATCGAACCCTCGTCGTAAGCTTGGAAGGCTTCTGCTCTACCATTGAGCTACACCCGCAAGGGCCTTCGATTTCCTGCCGCGACCTCAGCTTAGCAATTCTGGTGGAGGAGGTTGGATTCGAACCAACGTAGGCGTAAGCCAACAGATTTACAGTCTGCCCCCTTTAGCCACTCGGGCACCCCTCCGCAGAGAACTGATGATTATGGGGGAGTAACCGCTCGATGTCAAGCACCAACAGCGGGATCCACGCCAAGGCGTTCTCACTTATAACCGTCGGCGCAAAGCCAAGACCCCGCCTTTTGAGGGGCGGGGTCTGTATCGGCAAGGGGAGCCTGACGATTACCTACTTTCACACGGGCAATCCGCACTATCATCGGCGTGGAGTCGTTTCACGGTCCTGTTCGGGATGGGAAGGGGTGGGACCGACTCGCTATGGTCATCAGGCATGACGGGTTGCTGCGTCGCTGGGGGCGTAGGTGGCCCGGCTGCGGCGCAGCCAATCGGGAAGCAGCGTGGTAATGGGGGTTGTGACTGGGCACAACGCGCAACTGTGGCGGTGTGTGTCTGAAACACACCGGTTATAGGATCAAGCCTTACGGGCAATTAGTACCGGTTAGCTTAACGCATTACTGCGCTTCCACACCCGGCCTATCAACGTCCTGGTCTTGAACGACCCTTCAAGGGGCTCGAAGCCCCGGGGAAGTCTCATCTTGAGGCGAGTTTCCCGCTTAGATGCTTTCAGCGGTTATCTCTTCCGAACATAGCTACCCGGCGATGCCACTGGCGTGACAACCGGTACACCAGAGGTTCGTCCACTCCGGTCCTCTCGTACTAGGAGCAGGCCCCCTCAAACTTCCAGCGCCCACGGCAGATAGGGACCAAACTGTCTCACGACGTTTTAAACCCAGCTCACGTACCTCTTTAAATGGCGAACAGCCATACCCTTGGGACCGGCTACAGCCCCAGGATGAGATGAGCCGACATCGAGGTGCCAAACACCGCCGTCGATATGAACTCTTGGGCGGTATCAGCCTGTTATCCCCAGAGTACCTTTTATCCGTTGAGCGATGGCCCTTCCATACAGAACCACCGGATCACTATGACCTGCTTTCGCACCTGCTCGACTTGTCGGTCTCGCAGTCAAGCACGCTTATGCCATTGCACTATCAGCACGATTTCCGACCGTACCTAGCGTACCTTCGTACTCCTCCGTTACGCTTTGGGAGGAGACCGCCCCAGTCAAACTGCCTGCCATGCACTGTCCCCGATCCGGATTCACGGACCTGGGTTAGAACCTCAAACAAGCCAGGGTGGTATTTCAAGGTCGGCTCCACGCAGACTGGCGTCCACGCTTCACAGCCTCCCACCTATCCTACACAGACCGGTTCAAAGTCCAATGCAAAGCTGCAGTAAAGGTTCATGGGGTCTTTCCGTCTAGCCGCGGGTAGATTGCATCATCACAAACACTTCAACTTCGCTGAGTCTCGGGAGGAGACAGTGTGGCCATCGTTACGCCATTCGTGCAGGTCGGAACTTACCCGACAAGGAATTTCGCTACCTTAGGACCGTTATAGTTACGGCCGCCGTTTACCGGGACTTCAATCAAGAGCTTGCACCCCATCATTTAATCTTCCGGCACCGGGCAGGCGTCACACCCTATACGTCCACTTTCGTGTTTGCAGAGTGCTGTGTTTTTATTAAACAGTCGCAGCCACCAGTTTATTGCAACCCCTTCACCCTTCCGGCGCAGGCCGGTCAAGCTACCAGGGCGTACCTTATCCCGAAGTTACGGTACCAGTTTGCCGAGTTCCTTCTCCCGAGTTCTCTCAAGCGCCTTAGAATACTCATCTCGCCCACCTGTGTCGGTTTGCGGTACGGTCAACGTGAAACTGAAGCTTAGAGGCTTTTCCTGGAACCCCTTCCAGTTGCTTCGCAGCCGAGGCCGCTCGCGCCACACCCTTGAATTGCGTGCCCGGATTTGCCAGGGCACCTTCTCCAATGCAGCGACCGGGACTTCCAACACCCGGACAACCTTCCGCGATCCGTCCCCCCATCGCATTTCACGCCGGTGCAGGAATCTTGACCTGCTTCCCATCAGCTACGCATTTCTGCCTCGCCTTAGGGGCCGACTCACCCTACGCCGATGAACGTTGCGTAGGAAACCTTGGGCTTACGGCGAGGGGGCCTTTCACCCCCTTTATCGCTACTCATGTCAGCATTCGCACTTCCGATACCTCCAGCACACCTTCCGGTGCACCTTCGCAGGCTTACGGAACGCTCTCCTACCATGCAGATAAATCTGCATCCGCAGCTTCGGTACATGGCTTAGCCCCGTTACATCTTCCGCGCAGGACGACTCGATCAGTGAGCTATTACGCTTTCTTTAAAGGGTGGCTGCTTCTAAGCCAACCTCCTGACTGTTTTAGCCTTCCCACTTCGTTTCCCACTTAGCCATGTTTGGGGACCTTAGCTGGCGGTCTGGGTTGTTTCCCTCTTGACACCGGACGTTAGCACCCGATGTCTGTCTCCCGTGATTGCACTCTTCGGTATTCGGAGTTTGCTATGGCGAGGTAATCCGCAATGGACCCCTCAACCATGACAGTGCTCTACCCCCGAAGGTGATACACGAGGCACTACCTAAATAGTTTTCGGAGAGAACCAGCTATTTCCAGGTTTGTTTAGCCTTTCACCCCTATCCACAGCTCATCCCCTGACTTTTCAACGTCAGTGGGTTCGGCCCTCCAGTACGTGTTACCGCACCTTCAGCCTGGCCATGGATAGATCACCTGGTTTCGGGTCTACACCCAGCGACTGGACGCCCTGTTCGGACTCGCTTTCGCTACGCCTGCCCTATACGGTTAAGCTCGCCACTGAATGTAAGTCGCTGACCCATTATACAAAAGGTACGCCGTCACCCCTTTCAGGGCTCCGACTGTTTGTATGCATGCGGTTTCAGGATCTGTTTCACTCCCCTCCCGGGGTTCTTTTCGCCTTTCCCTCACGGTACTGGTTCACTATCGGTCGATCACGAGTATTTAGCCTTGGAGGATGGTCCCCCCATCTTCAGACAGGATTTCACGTGTCCCGCCCTACTTGTCGTACACCCAGTTCTTCCACAATGCTTTCGCCTACGGGGCTATCACCCGCTATGGCCGCACTTTCCAGAGCGTTCAGCTAACACTGCAGATAAAGAGTACAGGCTGCTCCCATTTCGCTCGCCACTACTCTGGGAATCTCGGTTGATTTCTTTTCCTGCGGCTACTTAGATGTTTCAGTTCGCCGCGTTCGCCTCACATGGCCTATGTATTCAGCCACGGATACTCCAGAAGGAGTGGGTTTCCCCATTCGGACATCTCCGGATCAAAGCTTGTTTGCCAGCTCCCCGGAGCTTTTCGCAGGCTACCGCGTCCTTCATCGCCTGTGATCGCCAAGGCATCCACCACATGCACTTGTTCGCTTGACCCTATAACGGGTGAGTCTCGTCCCCAATGGAGACATGACCACAACCGCTACAGGTTGAGTTCTCGCGTTGTGCCGTATTCCAATGCCATCTTGCAATGGCCCTGAGATACTTCGATACAATCACAACCCTGACTGACCTACTCACGCCCATCTCACAAGGCGCTTTCGCATCAGTCAAATTACTGCTGCTTCCTGATTGTTAAAGAACGACAGCGGCATCAACTTCATGCCGTCTGGCTGGCAGTCGCCAGGGCGCAGTACCCGCCTTCATGCGGATGCTGCGCGCTGGGGACTGGTGGAGGCAGACGGGATCGAACCGACGACCCCCTGCTTGCAAAGCAGGTGCTCTCCCAGCTGAGCTATGCCCCCAAGCATAACCAATTCATACCCAGGTGATCCGCCCTCCCCCTTCGGGGGTGGGATGCCCGTAGGTGCTGAAGCACCAACGCGCATCGACATGGTGGGTCTGGTTGGATTCGAACCAACGACCCCCGCCTTATCAAGACGGTGCTCTAACCGACTGAGCTACAGACCCCTGAGTCTGTCATTCATACAGCCGACAAGTGTGAGCGCTCTGACTTTGGACGCGCTGCTCTGGAAAGGAGGTGATCCAGCCGCACCTTCCGATACGGCTACCTTGTTACGACTTCACCCCAGTCATGAATCCTGCCGTGGTGACCGTCCTCCTTGCGGTTAGACTAGCCACTTCTGGCAAAACCCACTCCCATGGTGTGACGGGCGGTGTGTACAAGACCCGGGAACGTATTCACCGCGGCATGCTGATCCGCGATTACTAGCGATTCCAGCTTCATGCAGTCGAGTTGCAGACTGCAATCCGGACTACGATCGGTTTTCTGGGATTGGCTCCACCTCGCGGCTTCGCAACCCTCTGTTCCGACCATTGTATGACGTGTGAAGCCCTACCCATAAGGGCCATGAGGACTTGACGTCATCCCCACCTTCCTCCGGTTTGTCACCGGCAGTCTCCCCGGAGTGCTCTTGCGTAGCAACTGGGGACAAGGGTTGCGCTCGTTGCGGGACTTAACCCAACATCTCACGACAC
It encodes the following:
- the tuf gene encoding elongation factor Tu, whose translation is MAKGKFERTKPHVNVGTIGHVDHGKTTLTAAIATVLSAKFGGEAKKYDEIDAAPEEKARGITINTAHIEYETANRHYAHVDCPGHADYVKNMITGAAQMDGAILVCSAADGPMPQTREHILLARQVGVPYIIVFLNKCDMVDDAELLELVEMEVRELLSKYDFPGDDTPIIKGSAKLALEGDKGELGEVAIMNLADALDTYIPTPERAVDGAFLMPVEDVFSISGRGTVVTGRVERGVIKVGEEIEIVGIKPTVKTTCTGVEMFRKLLDQGQAGDNVGILLRGTKREEVERGQVLAKPGSITPHTHFTAEVYVLSKDEGGRHTPFFNNYRPQFYFRTTDVTGSIELPKDKEMVMPGDNVSITVKLIAPIAMEEGLRFAIREGGRTVGAGVVAKIIE
- the rplK gene encoding 50S ribosomal protein L11, yielding MAKKIIGFIKLQIPAGKANPSPPVGPALGQRGLNIMEFCKAFNAQTQSMEPGLPVPVVITAFADKSFTFVLKTPPATVLIKKAAKIDKGSSKPHTDKVGSITRAQAEEIAKTKMPDLTAADMDAAVRTIAGSARSMGITVEGV
- the rplA gene encoding 50S ribosomal protein L1, coding for MAKLSKRLKAYANKVDRQKLYPIGDALALVKECATAKFDESIDVAVQLGIDAKKSDQVVRGSVVLPAGTGKSVRVAVFAQGDKAEQARAAGAEIVGMEDLAEQIKAGNLNFDVVIASPDTMRVVGTLGQILGPRGLMPNPKVGTVTPDVATAVKNAKAGQVQFRVDKAGIIHATIGRASFEPAALRSNLDALVDALNKAKPATSKGVYLRKIAVSSTMGVGVRVDQATLAAQ
- the secE gene encoding preprotein translocase subunit SecE → MANPSVETVNTSGDKLLLVAGVLLVVAGFVGFFWLGSQEWYVRGAALAVGVVAGVVVGLLSAPGKGFIAFGKDSYREVRKVVWPTRKEATQTTLVVFGFVLVMAVLLWISDKSIEWVIFSVILGWK
- the nusG gene encoding transcription termination/antitermination protein NusG; translated protein: MSDTPASPSGKRWYVVHAYSGMEKSVQRALQERIERAGMQDKFGQILVPTEEVVEVKGGHKSVTERRFFPGYVLVEMEMTDETWHLVKNTAKVTGFVGGARNRPSPISPREVEKIMSQMQEGVEKPRPKTLFEVGEMVRVKDGPFTDFNGSVEEVNYEKSRVRVSVTIFGRATPVELEFGQVEKL